From Zymoseptoria tritici IPO323 chromosome 6, whole genome shotgun sequence, one genomic window encodes:
- a CDS encoding calcium sensor protein NCS — protein sequence MGKSQSKLSQQELIDLQKATHFDKKELQQWYKGFLKDCPSGMLTKSEFQKIYKQFFPFGDPSSFADYVFNVFDADKSGSIDFKEFICALSVTSRGKMEDKLDWAFQLYDIDGDGKISYEEMLSIVEAIYKMVGSMVKLPEDEDTPEKRVKKIFAMMDKDENGSLDMAEFKEGSKRDETIVSALSLYDGLV from the exons ATGGGCAAAAG CCAGAGCAAGCTCTCGCAGCAAGAGCTCATCGACCTTCAAAAAGCCACACACTTTGATAAGAAAGAGCTGCAGCAATGGTATAAGG GCTTCCTAAAAGACTGCCCCAGCGGCATGCTCACCAAATCCGAATTCCAAAAAATCTACAAACAATTCTTCCCCTTCGGCGACCCGTCCTCCTTTGCCGACTACGTCTTCAATGTCTTCGACGCCGACAAATCCGGCAGCATCGACTTCAAAGAATTCATCTGCGCGCTCTCCGTCACGAGCCGTGGGAAAATGGAGGACAAACTCGACTGGGCTTTTCAGCTGTACGAcatcgacggcgacggcaaGATCAGCTACGAGGAGATGTTATCCATCGTCGAGGCGATATATAAGATGGTGGGGTCTATGGTCAAGTTAcccgaggacgaggatacGCCGGAGAAGAGGGTCAAGAAGATTTTTGCGATGATGGATAAGGATGAGAATGGTAGTTTGGATATGGCGGAGTTCAAG GAGGGAAGCAAGCGTGATGAGACGATTGTCTCTGCTCTTTCGCTTTACGATGGGTTGGTATAG